In the genome of Xanthobacteraceae bacterium, one region contains:
- a CDS encoding CHASE3 domain-containing protein, with protein MPYKSLNLPAPRRGIQSVLLGLGFALLVLVVGAFAWLAKQQADDNADVRRVLEMQARFTKALSLLQDAETGQRGYLLTGNPDYLKPYEGTAAAFDEELTLIAKLIKRQERAVQLAGIRSLAEKKFSELQTTIDLFKKGEREAALALVQTDLGKRLMDDVREMINQMHAFDDRILKERLAETDETTRKLWWGVLASVLLVLVMIFAVFTIMSRYIRELVSETAKRASAETRIRQMQKMEAVGQLTGGIAHDFNNMLAIVIGSLSLMQKRLARGDTDVSKYSDAAMEGAQRAATLTSRLLAFSRQQPLQPATLDLNKLVAGMSELLRRTIGENVQMETVLAGGLWRTHADPGEVENAILNLCVNARDAMPGGGKLTIETANCYLDEAYSSEHPGVPAGQYVLIAVSDTGSGMSTDIANRAFDPFFTTKPTGKGTGLGLSQVYGFVKQTGGHVKIYSEVDHGTTIKIYLPRTQRAEDIVSTQPKPALPTGDPTVIILVVEDEDRVRLVSVAALRELGYTVLHADSGPSALEVLKKNPGVNLLFTDIVMPGMNGRALATEAEKLNPGMRILYTTGYTHNAVVHNGVVDSDAQLIVKPYTIDQLALKVREVLAGESRRS; from the coding sequence ATGCCCTACAAATCCCTGAACCTTCCCGCGCCGCGCCGTGGTATCCAGTCCGTATTGCTTGGGCTGGGTTTTGCGCTTCTGGTTCTGGTGGTCGGTGCGTTCGCATGGCTTGCGAAACAGCAGGCCGACGACAATGCCGACGTGCGGCGCGTCCTCGAAATGCAGGCAAGGTTCACGAAAGCATTATCGCTCCTGCAAGATGCCGAAACCGGCCAGCGCGGTTACCTGCTCACAGGTAATCCCGATTATCTAAAGCCATACGAAGGCACGGCCGCTGCGTTCGATGAGGAGCTAACCCTTATCGCCAAGCTGATTAAGCGCCAAGAACGGGCCGTACAGCTTGCCGGCATCCGGTCACTTGCCGAAAAAAAATTCTCCGAACTGCAGACCACCATCGATCTTTTTAAAAAAGGCGAGCGCGAAGCGGCGTTGGCGCTGGTGCAGACCGATCTTGGCAAGCGCCTCATGGATGACGTCCGCGAGATGATCAACCAGATGCACGCGTTCGACGACAGGATTCTTAAAGAACGTCTCGCGGAAACCGACGAAACCACACGGAAACTTTGGTGGGGCGTACTTGCCTCGGTCTTGCTCGTGCTGGTCATGATTTTCGCCGTCTTCACCATCATGTCCCGCTACATCCGCGAACTTGTCTCCGAGACGGCAAAACGCGCCAGCGCCGAAACCCGTATCCGCCAGATGCAGAAGATGGAAGCGGTCGGACAACTCACCGGCGGCATCGCGCACGACTTCAACAACATGCTCGCCATCGTCATCGGCTCTCTGAGCCTGATGCAGAAACGTCTCGCCCGCGGCGATACCGACGTATCCAAGTATTCGGACGCAGCGATGGAAGGCGCGCAACGCGCGGCCACCCTCACCAGCCGCTTGCTCGCGTTCTCTCGTCAGCAGCCGCTACAGCCCGCGACGCTCGACCTTAACAAGCTGGTCGCAGGCATGTCGGAACTACTCCGCCGCACCATCGGTGAAAACGTGCAAATGGAAACGGTGCTTGCCGGCGGCTTGTGGCGCACTCACGCCGATCCGGGCGAAGTCGAGAATGCAATTCTTAATCTTTGCGTAAACGCCCGCGATGCGATGCCCGGCGGCGGCAAGCTAACCATCGAAACCGCGAATTGTTATCTCGACGAAGCGTATTCTTCCGAACATCCCGGCGTGCCCGCGGGACAATATGTACTGATTGCGGTATCGGACACCGGAAGCGGAATGTCCACGGACATCGCGAACCGCGCCTTCGATCCCTTCTTCACGACCAAGCCCACCGGCAAAGGCACCGGCCTCGGTCTTTCACAAGTCTATGGCTTCGTGAAACAGACCGGTGGCCATGTGAAGATCTATTCTGAGGTCGATCACGGCACGACCATCAAGATCTACTTGCCGCGCACGCAGCGTGCGGAAGACATCGTGTCCACACAGCCGAAACCCGCTCTGCCAACCGGGGATCCCACGGTCATTATTCTCGTGGTCGAAGATGAGGACCGCGTGCGTCTTGTCAGCGTCGCCGCCCTGCGCGAACTCGGCTACACCGTGCTGCACGCGGACTCCGGTCCTTCCGCGCTGGAAGTCCTGAAGAAAAATCCCGGCGTGAATCTGCTGTTCACCGATATCGTGATGCCGGGGATGAACGGCCGCGCGCTCGCTACCGAAGCGGAAAAACTCAATCCGGGCATGAGGATTCTCTATACCACGGGCTATACCCACAACGCCGTCGTGCATAACGGCGTTGTGGATTCCGATGCGCAACTGATCGTGAAGCCTTACACCATCGATCAGCTCGCCCTCAAAGTACGCGAAGTGCTTGCCGGCGAAAGCCGTCGAAGCTGA
- a CDS encoding efflux RND transporter permease subunit, which translates to MFTFLVSNSLKNRVLVLAFSFALMVYGGFALTQLPVDVLPDLNRPTVTIMTEAEGYSPQEVEQLVTFPIESQMNGLPGVVRVRSVSGVGLSIIYVEFGWDAEIFRSRQQVNERIALVREQLPPSITPQLGPVSSLMGQVLMVAVTNPKLTPMALRELADFTIRPRLLTIPGVAQVIPMGGEVKQFRISINPVALRAFNVSHEQIERALTSFGANLGGGFTDQSSREYLIRGIARSTSLDDLRNLVVATDASGSIYLRQLGEIEYGARMKRGDAGYMGNPAVIVSVEKQPNVDTVSLTRKLEDALKQLATVLPEGTKLDQPVFRQADFISASVGNVETVLAEAIVVVAVILFLFLQNWRTTAISLTAIPVSILITALIFHYAGLSINTMTLGGIAIAIGELVDDAVVDVENIFRRLRENAAAGNPRSVFEVVVTASQEVRSGIVYATLVIILVFIPLFALSGIEGRLFVPLGQAYIVAILASLFVSITLTPVMAYYMLPGMKSLHERESRVVTWLKNKNRALLDFALARQRMVMTLAGVLVVSAVIGAFLLPRSFLPPFNEGTFTVNMSFNPGISLAESSRIGAVAERLILEIPGVKTVGRRTGRAELDEHAEGVHVSDIEVEMTRDASKPKIAEEIRSRLSLLPVAVNIGQPISHRLDHMLSGVRAEIAVKIFGDDLDGLRREAAALRAKLESVPGLRDLQIERQALIPHLEIRVDHKKAALYGVQPAAIVEQISRLSSGRVVSRVVDGYRRYDVVIRLPERIRTTQGLSEYLIQTPSGWIPAKQIAEIRETDGPNQIQRENGERRIAVFANTDGSDIASIAAAIQREIDGTKLPQGFYAVLEGNYQAQRSATRTIAALSCISLLLILALLYSRYRSPVLTFIILGSVPFALVGSVVALWLTGLSLSVASMIGFVTLTGIATRNGILKISHYINLSLREGMAFGPALVVRGSLERMTPVLMTALAAGVALVPLLIDASSPGKEILHPVAVTIFGGLISATLLDAVLTPVLFLRYGEKPLERIRHEVQATNQTRSVEAF; encoded by the coding sequence ATGTTCACATTCCTCGTCAGCAATTCTCTCAAGAACCGGGTTCTCGTTCTCGCGTTCTCATTCGCGCTGATGGTCTATGGCGGCTTCGCCTTGACCCAGTTGCCGGTCGACGTGCTGCCTGATCTCAACCGCCCGACCGTCACCATCATGACGGAAGCGGAAGGATATTCGCCGCAGGAAGTGGAGCAACTCGTCACCTTTCCAATCGAGTCGCAGATGAACGGCCTGCCGGGTGTGGTACGCGTGCGTTCGGTTTCCGGTGTCGGGCTTTCGATCATTTATGTCGAGTTCGGATGGGACGCGGAAATCTTCCGCAGCCGCCAGCAGGTGAACGAACGCATCGCGCTGGTGCGCGAGCAGTTGCCGCCCAGCATTACGCCGCAACTCGGTCCGGTCAGTTCGCTGATGGGGCAGGTGCTGATGGTGGCGGTGACGAATCCGAAGCTGACGCCAATGGCGTTGCGTGAGCTTGCCGATTTCACCATCCGTCCGCGGTTGCTCACCATTCCCGGCGTTGCGCAGGTGATTCCGATGGGCGGAGAGGTGAAACAGTTCCGCATTTCTATCAATCCGGTCGCGCTGCGGGCGTTCAACGTCTCGCACGAGCAGATCGAGCGCGCGTTGACGTCGTTCGGCGCCAATCTTGGCGGCGGCTTTACCGATCAAAGCTCGCGCGAATATCTGATCCGCGGCATCGCGCGCTCCACCAGCCTCGACGATCTTCGCAATCTCGTGGTCGCAACCGATGCTTCCGGCTCGATTTATCTGCGCCAGCTTGGCGAAATCGAATACGGCGCCCGCATGAAGCGCGGTGACGCCGGTTACATGGGAAATCCGGCCGTCATCGTTTCTGTCGAAAAACAGCCGAATGTCGATACGGTGAGCCTGACACGCAAACTGGAAGACGCGCTGAAACAACTCGCAACCGTGCTGCCCGAAGGTACCAAGCTCGATCAGCCGGTTTTCAGGCAGGCCGATTTCATCTCGGCTTCGGTCGGGAACGTGGAGACGGTGCTGGCCGAGGCAATCGTCGTGGTCGCGGTCATTCTATTCCTGTTCCTGCAAAACTGGCGGACGACTGCGATTTCGCTGACTGCAATCCCGGTCTCGATCCTGATTACCGCCTTGATATTTCATTATGCGGGGTTGTCGATCAACACCATGACTCTCGGCGGCATTGCCATTGCCATCGGCGAACTGGTCGACGACGCCGTGGTGGACGTCGAAAACATTTTCCGGCGGCTTCGCGAGAACGCAGCGGCGGGGAATCCGCGCAGCGTGTTCGAGGTGGTGGTGACCGCGAGTCAGGAAGTGCGCTCCGGCATCGTTTACGCCACGCTGGTGATCATTCTGGTTTTCATTCCGCTGTTCGCATTGTCTGGCATCGAAGGGCGGCTGTTCGTGCCGCTGGGGCAGGCGTACATCGTCGCGATTCTCGCGAGCCTGTTCGTGTCCATCACGCTGACGCCGGTGATGGCCTATTACATGCTCCCCGGCATGAAATCGCTGCACGAGCGCGAGAGCAGGGTGGTGACGTGGCTCAAGAATAAGAACCGCGCGCTGCTGGACTTTGCATTGGCCAGGCAACGCATGGTGATGACGCTGGCGGGCGTGCTCGTCGTCTCGGCGGTGATCGGCGCATTCCTGCTTCCCCGTTCGTTCCTGCCACCCTTCAACGAAGGCACGTTCACTGTGAACATGTCCTTCAATCCGGGCATCTCGCTGGCTGAGTCCAGCCGCATCGGCGCGGTGGCCGAACGGCTCATTCTCGAAATACCGGGCGTGAAAACGGTCGGGCGGCGTACCGGCCGCGCCGAACTCGACGAACATGCGGAAGGCGTCCACGTCTCCGATATCGAAGTCGAAATGACGCGCGATGCGTCGAAGCCGAAGATTGCCGAAGAAATCCGGTCGCGGCTTTCGCTCTTGCCGGTCGCGGTGAACATCGGCCAGCCGATCTCGCACCGGCTCGACCACATGCTTTCCGGCGTGCGCGCCGAAATCGCGGTAAAAATCTTTGGCGACGATCTCGACGGCCTGCGCCGCGAAGCGGCCGCTTTGCGCGCGAAACTGGAATCCGTGCCGGGGTTGCGTGATCTGCAAATCGAACGACAGGCTTTAATCCCGCATCTGGAAATCCGCGTCGATCACAAGAAAGCGGCCCTCTATGGCGTGCAGCCTGCGGCCATCGTCGAGCAGATCAGCCGCCTCTCCAGCGGGCGGGTAGTTTCACGCGTGGTCGATGGCTATCGCCGCTACGATGTCGTGATCCGGCTGCCCGAACGCATTCGCACGACGCAGGGGCTAAGCGAGTACCTGATCCAGACGCCGAGCGGATGGATTCCTGCGAAGCAGATCGCGGAAATCCGCGAGACCGACGGTCCGAACCAGATTCAGCGTGAAAACGGGGAACGCCGGATTGCGGTCTTCGCGAATACCGACGGTTCCGACATCGCATCCATCGCGGCGGCAATCCAGCGCGAGATCGACGGCACGAAATTGCCGCAAGGGTTCTATGCGGTGCTCGAAGGAAACTATCAGGCGCAGCGCAGCGCAACGCGAACCATCGCGGCGCTCTCCTGCATCTCGTTGCTGCTGATCCTCGCGCTGCTCTATAGCCGTTATCGTTCGCCGGTGCTGACCTTCATCATCCTCGGCAGCGTACCGTTCGCGCTGGTCGGCAGCGTCGTTGCGTTATGGCTCACCGGCCTGTCGCTGTCGGTCGCCTCGATGATCGGTTTCGTGACGTTGACCGGAATCGCTACCCGCAACGGCATTCTCAAGATCAGCCACTACATCAACCTTTCCTTGCGGGAAGGGATGGCGTTCGGACCTGCGCTGGTGGTGCGGGGTTCGCTGGAGAGGATGACGCCGGTGCTGATGACGGCGCTCGCCGCCGGTGTCGCGCTCGTGCCTTTGCTGATCGACGCAAGCTCGCCGGGGAAGGAAATCCTGCACCCGGTGGCGGTCACGATCTTCGGTGGTCTCATCAGCGCCACGCTGCTCGATGCCGTTCTCACGCCCGTTCTGTTCCTGCGCTACGGCGAGAAGCCGCTGGAGCGGATTCGCCACGAAGTGCAGGCAACCAATCAAACCCGTTCAGTTGAAGCCTTCTAA
- a CDS encoding efflux RND transporter periplasmic adaptor subunit: protein MRVSFALSLLLIGFVAVSTPAANAHEGHDHNTSAPVSQSLTPRGEAESDAFQLVAVLRDGALTLYLDRFATNEPVNGATVEVETPSGPQAAEAVGEGIYRIAAPWAKGADHYDLIFTVTAGDKVDVLTLTILDTPREANAAPARSLWWVILAALIAATVFLSGVMFARHFPRALRIGGASVLAFMLAAFATDSARAHEGHDDNKRTQASRDASQRLPDGTIFVPKPVQRLLTIRTLVVKEGQHAKSLELPGRIIPDPNASGYVQSTLAGRLLPPPAGFPVLGSRVEKGQVLAYVSPPVQTIDISDMRQKEGELLQQISILERRVARYEKLAETNTISRTQLDEARLELQGLRDRKIALDKTRAEPEALIAPVSGVIAETNTIAGQLAQPNTVVFQIVDPSRLWVEALSFEALPDLKAASARNHNGHSVSLAFRGSGAALRNQAIPIHFAIDGETNGVWAGQFVSVFVKLPDERKGIALPRTAVVRAANGLHVVFEQVSAERFQPREVKIEALDAENVLVTAGIENGKRIVVQGTELIEQVR, encoded by the coding sequence ATGCGCGTATCGTTCGCGCTCAGCCTGCTCCTGATCGGCTTCGTTGCCGTATCCACTCCCGCTGCCAACGCGCACGAGGGGCACGACCACAATACGTCCGCGCCCGTGTCGCAAAGCCTTACGCCGCGCGGCGAGGCAGAATCGGATGCGTTCCAGCTTGTCGCGGTGTTGCGCGACGGCGCGCTCACGCTTTATCTCGACCGCTTCGCGACCAACGAGCCGGTGAATGGAGCGACGGTGGAAGTCGAAACGCCATCTGGTCCGCAAGCTGCGGAAGCCGTGGGTGAGGGCATCTATCGAATTGCAGCACCGTGGGCGAAAGGCGCCGACCATTACGATCTTATTTTCACGGTGACGGCCGGCGACAAGGTTGATGTTCTCACGTTGACCATCCTCGATACGCCGCGCGAGGCGAACGCAGCGCCTGCGCGTTCATTGTGGTGGGTTATTCTCGCTGCGCTTATTGCCGCTACGGTTTTCCTGTCCGGCGTAATGTTCGCTCGGCATTTCCCGCGTGCATTGCGGATTGGCGGTGCATCCGTGCTCGCTTTCATGCTGGCGGCGTTCGCGACTGACAGCGCGCGTGCGCATGAAGGCCACGACGACAACAAACGCACGCAGGCCAGTCGCGACGCCTCGCAACGTCTACCGGACGGCACGATTTTCGTGCCGAAGCCGGTGCAGCGGCTGCTCACCATTCGCACGCTGGTCGTGAAAGAAGGGCAGCACGCAAAGTCCCTGGAGCTTCCGGGCCGCATCATTCCCGACCCGAATGCGAGCGGCTACGTGCAATCGACTCTCGCAGGAAGATTGCTGCCGCCGCCGGCCGGGTTTCCCGTGCTTGGTTCGCGCGTCGAAAAGGGTCAGGTACTCGCCTATGTCTCGCCGCCGGTGCAGACCATCGACATCTCGGACATGCGCCAGAAGGAAGGCGAGCTGCTCCAGCAGATTTCAATTCTTGAGCGCCGCGTGGCGCGATACGAAAAACTCGCGGAGACCAACACGATCTCGCGCACGCAGCTCGATGAAGCGCGGCTGGAATTGCAGGGCTTGCGTGACCGGAAGATCGCGCTCGACAAGACGCGCGCCGAACCGGAGGCGCTGATTGCGCCGGTTTCGGGCGTTATCGCCGAAACGAACACCATCGCGGGCCAGCTTGCGCAGCCGAATACGGTCGTGTTTCAGATCGTCGATCCGTCGCGGCTCTGGGTTGAGGCGCTCAGCTTCGAGGCCTTGCCGGACCTCAAGGCCGCAAGCGCGCGCAACCATAACGGTCACAGCGTCAGCCTTGCGTTCCGTGGCAGCGGTGCGGCACTGCGCAATCAGGCAATCCCGATTCACTTCGCTATCGATGGCGAGACTAATGGGGTCTGGGCAGGGCAGTTCGTGTCGGTGTTCGTCAAACTGCCGGATGAACGCAAAGGGATCGCCTTGCCGCGCACAGCGGTGGTGCGTGCGGCGAACGGCCTGCATGTCGTGTTCGAGCAGGTAAGCGCGGAGCGGTTCCAGCCGCGTGAAGTCAAGATCGAGGCGCTGGACGCGGAGAACGTGCTGGTGACGGCCGGCATCGAGAACGGCAAGCGGATCGTCGTGCAGGGCACCGAACTGATCGAACAGGTGCGGTGA
- a CDS encoding plasmid maintenance system killer, with the protein MKIRNVVHPGLRSLIAEDEPAGPRSIDVSRLRRILSFLQDMAGASELRCVAGWTVQPPSGAGRGKWELRAAPVGALTFKIDAPGGEIADLDYEGTAETWAQAQ; encoded by the coding sequence ATGAAGATTCGGAACGTGGTCCATCCGGGCTTGCGCTCTCTCATCGCAGAGGACGAACCGGCCGGCCCGCGAAGCATCGACGTTTCGAGGTTGCGGCGCATCCTGTCTTTCCTTCAGGACATGGCCGGGGCATCGGAGCTTCGCTGCGTCGCCGGCTGGACGGTTCAACCGCCGTCCGGTGCCGGACGGGGAAAATGGGAGCTACGGGCCGCACCGGTCGGCGCGCTCACGTTCAAAATCGACGCACCGGGCGGCGAGATCGCTGACCTTGACTATGAGGGAACGGCTGAAACGTGGGCGCAAGCGCAATGA
- a CDS encoding HigA family addiction module antidote protein produces the protein MTSIRMKAPAHPGGFVKTEVIEPLGLSVTAAAGVLGITRAALSALLNERADLSPEMAIRIEKAFGVSMETLMRMQNSFDIAEARKKAEAVNVAPYSGKPPQRNLPS, from the coding sequence ATGACCAGCATCCGAATGAAGGCCCCCGCCCATCCCGGCGGCTTCGTGAAGACCGAGGTGATCGAACCTCTCGGCCTGTCGGTCACGGCCGCCGCCGGGGTTCTGGGCATCACCCGTGCGGCCTTGTCAGCCCTGCTCAATGAGCGGGCCGATCTTTCGCCGGAAATGGCGATCCGCATCGAGAAGGCGTTCGGCGTTTCGATGGAAACCCTCATGCGGATGCAGAACAGCTTCGACATCGCCGAGGCACGGAAGAAGGCGGAGGCGGTCAACGTCGCCCCCTATTCCGGCAAGCCGCCGCAGCGAAATCTCCCGTCATGA
- a CDS encoding DUF3883 domain-containing protein codes for MKLEEIKSGLSLSGIEPSQVVTVVAVVPLGEGSVQLIYRTPDGAMKERLLNRGDEPSVDVATAERPFSFDGDGAAFQLACEAKRIDLAFLFDPMMAVHSSNVEPLPHQITAVYESLLPRQPLRFVLADDPGAGKTIMAGLYIRELIMRADSHRILIVAPGSLVEQWRDELYEKFGLEFHVYSPLLEQTSPSGNPFDDYPRLIVRLDQLSRNEELQDKLCAPGWDLAVFDEAHKLSAHYFGSKLEKTGRFRFAEKLGAHVRHLLLMTATPHNGKEEDYQLFLSLLDSDRFYGKFRDGVHKVDASDLMRRMVKEELVKFDGTPLFPERKAYTVNYELSQIEAALYEAVTNYVQTEMGKADQLEGARKGSVGFALTALQRRLASSPEAIFQSLKRRRERLENRLRDEKLGIKGRHALAETYAGAPEDDDDLSAEEQETLEENLIDDATAAKTVVELEAEIVILKGLEEQAKAVVASGQDRKWDELSRILQNHPETRDAAGRQRKIIIFSEHRDTLNYLQARIAGVLGNPDAIVAIHGGTHRDERRRLQALFRSDPDVRVLVATDAAGEGVNLQNANLMVNYDLPWNPNRLEQRFGRIHRIGQTEVCHLWNLVAKETREGDVYHRLLLKLEVESQALHGRVFDILGEVFEETSLKDLLVEAIRYGDRPEVRARLTQKIDKALDHDHLKSLLNRNALAQETMSADRLFAVKEEMEKAEARRLQPYFVRAFFSKALDALGGTAHPREAGRYEISHVPSVIRERDRRLTGRNRRDHEPVLRRYSRICFERQAIQPLDKAGLERAVLMHPGHPLMLAMSDMILEQHTNLLRQGSILVDPSDEGLDPALLILLTHEIKSGDNTVLSKRLQFVRVAPDGQASFAGWAPHLDLEPLPEAERPLLKDVLDAPWLSSGQEARALSLAATTLVPEHYGEVAQRRIDHVEKTLNAVHERLSKEIAFWQDRWMKLKDDAEVGKDVRLNLQNVERTLGDLQGRLDNRKKELQAMRHVVNGTPVVLGAALIVPAGLMNKLRGDEPADPVAATFAADAAARSRIEHLAMSAVRQAEEARGCRVVDVSAAKCGWDLTSYPPAVDGRQPDPKHIEVKGRVKGASTITITRNEMLYAFNQGDKFVLAVAIVGEDDAIDGPHYIPSPFDREPGWGVASINFSLGDLLAKAEAR; via the coding sequence ATGAAGCTCGAAGAAATCAAGTCTGGCCTGAGTCTATCCGGGATCGAACCGTCCCAAGTCGTGACGGTCGTTGCTGTCGTGCCCCTTGGGGAAGGCTCTGTCCAGCTCATCTACCGGACGCCGGACGGCGCGATGAAGGAACGGCTTCTCAACAGGGGCGACGAGCCTTCGGTCGATGTCGCCACGGCCGAGCGTCCCTTCTCCTTCGACGGTGACGGCGCGGCTTTCCAGCTTGCTTGCGAGGCGAAGCGGATCGACCTCGCCTTCCTCTTTGATCCGATGATGGCCGTCCACAGCTCGAATGTGGAACCGCTGCCTCACCAGATCACCGCCGTCTATGAGTCGCTTCTGCCCCGGCAGCCCTTGCGGTTCGTCCTCGCGGACGATCCCGGTGCCGGCAAGACGATCATGGCGGGCCTCTATATCCGCGAACTCATCATGCGCGCGGATTCACACCGTATCCTGATCGTCGCGCCCGGTAGCCTTGTCGAGCAATGGCGAGACGAGCTTTACGAGAAATTCGGTCTGGAGTTTCACGTCTATTCGCCGCTTCTGGAGCAGACCTCGCCGAGCGGAAACCCGTTCGACGACTATCCCCGCCTTATCGTCCGGCTCGATCAGCTCTCCCGCAACGAGGAGCTTCAGGACAAGCTTTGCGCGCCGGGCTGGGATTTGGCCGTCTTCGACGAAGCGCACAAACTCTCCGCGCACTATTTCGGTTCCAAGCTGGAAAAGACGGGCCGTTTCCGCTTCGCCGAGAAGCTGGGCGCGCATGTCCGGCACCTTTTGTTGATGACGGCGACGCCGCACAACGGCAAGGAAGAGGACTACCAGCTTTTCCTTTCATTGCTCGATTCCGACCGCTTCTACGGCAAGTTCCGCGACGGCGTTCACAAGGTCGACGCCTCCGACCTCATGCGCCGCATGGTCAAGGAGGAACTGGTCAAGTTCGACGGCACGCCGCTCTTCCCAGAGCGCAAGGCGTACACCGTCAACTACGAACTCTCGCAGATCGAAGCGGCCTTGTATGAGGCCGTGACCAACTATGTGCAGACCGAAATGGGCAAGGCTGACCAACTCGAAGGCGCGCGCAAGGGATCGGTCGGCTTTGCCCTTACCGCGCTGCAACGGCGTCTCGCTTCAAGTCCCGAAGCGATCTTCCAATCGCTGAAGCGCCGCCGCGAGCGGCTTGAGAACCGGCTGCGCGACGAAAAGCTCGGCATCAAGGGGCGGCACGCCCTCGCCGAGACCTATGCCGGCGCGCCGGAGGACGATGACGACCTGAGCGCGGAGGAGCAGGAGACCCTTGAGGAAAACCTGATCGACGACGCCACGGCGGCCAAGACCGTTGTCGAGCTTGAGGCCGAGATCGTCATCCTGAAGGGGCTGGAGGAGCAGGCCAAGGCCGTCGTCGCCTCCGGGCAGGATCGCAAATGGGATGAGTTGTCAAGAATCCTTCAGAATCACCCTGAAACCCGCGACGCCGCCGGTCGGCAGCGCAAGATCATCATCTTCTCCGAACACCGCGACACGCTGAATTACCTTCAGGCGCGGATTGCCGGCGTGCTTGGCAATCCCGACGCCATCGTGGCCATCCACGGCGGCACCCATCGGGACGAGCGCCGTCGCCTTCAGGCGCTCTTTCGCTCCGATCCCGATGTCCGGGTGCTGGTGGCGACCGACGCCGCAGGCGAAGGCGTCAATCTTCAGAACGCGAACCTCATGGTCAACTATGACCTGCCGTGGAACCCGAACCGGCTGGAACAGCGGTTTGGCCGTATCCACCGCATCGGGCAGACCGAGGTTTGCCACCTGTGGAATCTGGTCGCCAAGGAGACCCGCGAAGGCGATGTCTATCACCGCCTGCTTCTGAAGCTGGAGGTCGAGAGCCAAGCCCTGCACGGGCGCGTATTCGACATTCTTGGCGAGGTCTTCGAGGAGACCAGCCTAAAGGATTTGCTGGTCGAGGCGATCCGCTACGGCGACCGGCCCGAAGTCCGCGCCCGCCTGACGCAGAAGATCGACAAGGCGCTCGACCACGATCACCTAAAATCCCTCTTGAATCGCAACGCGCTCGCCCAGGAGACGATGAGCGCGGATCGACTGTTCGCCGTGAAGGAGGAAATGGAGAAGGCGGAGGCCCGACGGCTTCAGCCCTACTTCGTCCGTGCCTTCTTCTCCAAGGCCCTCGACGCGCTCGGCGGCACAGCGCATCCGCGCGAGGCCGGCCGTTATGAGATCAGCCATGTTCCTTCGGTGATCCGCGAGCGTGACCGCCGCCTGACCGGCCGGAACCGCCGCGACCATGAGCCGGTCTTGCGGCGCTACAGCCGCATTTGCTTTGAACGTCAGGCCATCCAACCGCTCGACAAGGCGGGACTGGAGCGCGCCGTTCTCATGCACCCCGGCCATCCGCTCATGCTCGCCATGTCGGATATGATCCTGGAGCAGCACACCAACCTTCTCCGGCAGGGTTCGATCCTTGTTGACCCGTCCGATGAAGGACTCGACCCGGCGCTGCTGATCCTGCTGACGCATGAGATCAAGTCCGGCGACAACACCGTGCTATCCAAGCGCCTGCAATTCGTGCGGGTTGCCCCGGATGGGCAGGCGAGCTTCGCCGGATGGGCGCCTCATCTCGACCTTGAGCCTTTGCCGGAGGCCGAGCGCCCCTTGCTCAAGGACGTGCTCGACGCGCCTTGGCTGTCCTCCGGTCAGGAGGCGCGTGCCTTGTCCCTTGCCGCGACGACGCTGGTGCCGGAGCACTATGGCGAGGTCGCGCAGCGGCGCATCGACCATGTGGAAAAGACCCTGAACGCCGTCCATGAGCGGCTGAGCAAGGAAATCGCCTTCTGGCAGGATCGTTGGATGAAACTGAAGGACGACGCCGAAGTCGGAAAGGACGTGCGGCTCAACCTTCAGAATGTCGAGCGCACGCTTGGCGACCTTCAGGGCCGTTTGGACAATCGGAAGAAAGAGCTTCAGGCCATGCGCCATGTCGTGAACGGCACGCCGGTCGTGCTGGGCGCGGCGCTGATCGTGCCGGCAGGCTTGATGAACAAGCTGCGCGGCGACGAGCCGGCCGACCCGGTGGCGGCGACCTTCGCGGCCGACGCGGCGGCCCGCTCGCGCATCGAGCATCTTGCCATGTCGGCCGTCCGGCAGGCCGAGGAAGCGCGCGGTTGCCGCGTCGTCGATGTTTCCGCCGCAAAATGCGGCTGGGATTTGACTTCATACCCGCCAGCCGTGGACGGCAGGCAGCCCGATCCCAAGCACATAGAGGTGAAGGGCCGGGTGAAGGGCGCGAGCACCATCACGATCACCCGCAACGAAATGCTCTACGCCTTCAATCAGGGTGACAAGTTCGTGTTGGCGGTCGCCATCGTCGGCGAGGACGATGCCATCGACGGCCCGCACTATATTCCCAGCCCGTTCGACCGGGAACCCGGCTGGGGCGTCGCGTCCATCAATTTCAGTTTGGGCGATCTGCTCGCCAAAGCAGAGGCTCGATGA